The proteins below are encoded in one region of Neisseria bacilliformis:
- a CDS encoding 3'-5' exonuclease family protein translates to MDDISQRPLLAAALAIFGRPAAIVDLETTGGSFDTDRITEIAFLRFDGGTVTPYHSLVHPERPIPPFIRRLTGIGDETVAGAPPFSALAHELLPLLRGCILLAHNSKFDYTFLRRAFARCGLPFAAPTLCTVQLSRRLYPQFYKHSLESIIERHGIAAASRHRATDDVLAVADYLETALREQGSETFAAHACHLLQPKLPSALPAALEEQLYALSDGCGALLWLDESGRPLHLAAHRHAFSEAARRLAASEQARAAASLRFLPAAGPLHALTLKAQLAAEYGLRPSENPQHAAAQQDFLTVRLRSSENGCMQTKLERLSDGRFAEQPYGLFPNKKAARQALVEWARGNGLCPQRLDILPDGYSRDTPCPAALSGGCACLSDGLEEHNRRTAAAARLLPVAGWGRAHALEITETDADTGVRITSVCSGGALRLPDGSWYFDHSLPALIKEKFKKERHNIRVCD, encoded by the coding sequence ATGGACGACATTTCGCAACGCCCGCTGCTGGCGGCGGCTTTGGCGATATTCGGCCGGCCGGCGGCAATCGTCGATTTGGAAACTACCGGCGGCAGTTTCGACACTGACCGGATTACCGAAATCGCCTTTCTGCGTTTCGACGGCGGCACGGTTACCCCTTATCACAGCCTGGTTCATCCCGAACGGCCGATTCCGCCCTTTATCCGCAGGCTGACCGGCATCGGCGACGAAACCGTGGCCGGCGCGCCGCCGTTTTCCGCCCTGGCGCACGAGCTGCTGCCGCTCTTGCGCGGCTGCATCCTGCTGGCGCACAACAGCAAATTCGACTACACCTTCCTGCGCCGCGCGTTCGCCCGCTGCGGCCTGCCCTTTGCCGCGCCGACGCTGTGCACGGTGCAGCTTTCGCGCCGCCTGTATCCGCAGTTTTACAAACACAGCCTCGAAAGCATCATCGAACGCCACGGCATCGCCGCAGCATCGCGCCACCGCGCGACGGACGACGTGCTGGCAGTGGCCGATTATCTGGAAACCGCCCTGCGCGAGCAGGGTTCTGAAACCTTTGCGGCGCACGCGTGCCATTTGCTGCAACCCAAGCTGCCGAGCGCGCTGCCCGCCGCCTTAGAAGAACAGCTTTACGCGCTTTCGGACGGCTGCGGCGCGCTGCTGTGGCTGGACGAATCGGGCAGGCCGCTGCATTTGGCGGCACACCGGCACGCGTTCTCCGAAGCGGCGCGCCGGCTGGCCGCGTCGGAACAGGCGCGGGCGGCGGCATCGCTGCGCTTCCTGCCCGCCGCCGGCCCGCTGCACGCGCTGACGCTGAAAGCGCAGCTGGCGGCGGAATACGGTTTGAGGCCGTCTGAAAACCCGCAACACGCGGCGGCGCAGCAGGATTTCCTCACCGTGCGCCTGCGCAGCAGCGAAAACGGATGCATGCAGACGAAGTTGGAACGGCTTTCAGACGGCCGCTTTGCCGAACAGCCGTACGGCCTGTTTCCCAACAAAAAAGCGGCGCGGCAGGCTTTGGTGGAATGGGCGAGGGGCAACGGCCTTTGCCCGCAGCGGCTCGACATTCTGCCTGATGGCTATTCCCGCGACACGCCCTGCCCCGCCGCCTTGTCGGGCGGCTGCGCCTGCCTTTCGGACGGCCTCGAAGAACACAACCGCCGCACAGCCGCTGCGGCGCGGCTGCTGCCAGTGGCCGGCTGGGGGAGAGCGCACGCGCTGGAAATCACGGAGACCGACGCCGACACCGGCGTGCGGATAACATCCGTCTGCTCCGGCGGCGCGCTGCGCCTGCCCGACGGCTCTTGGTATTTCGACCATTCCCTGCCCGCCCTGATCAAAGAGAAATTCAAAAAAGAGCGGCACAATATCCGCGTCTGCGATTAG
- a CDS encoding VOC family protein: MTGNPVGWFGIHARDMARARAFYENVFGQPLQEVAGGRFYLFGADWQRYGVSGMIWHDEGADAAACGGCTLFFSCDDCEAAAQKAVACGGKLLQEKFPIANGFAAFVEDSEGNRIGLHSQR, translated from the coding sequence ATGACGGGCAATCCGGTCGGCTGGTTCGGCATTCACGCGCGGGATATGGCGCGGGCGAGGGCGTTTTATGAAAACGTGTTCGGACAGCCTTTGCAGGAAGTGGCGGGCGGACGTTTTTATCTGTTCGGCGCAGACTGGCAACGCTACGGCGTGAGCGGCATGATTTGGCACGACGAGGGCGCGGATGCCGCGGCCTGCGGCGGCTGCACGCTGTTTTTCAGCTGCGACGACTGCGAGGCGGCGGCGCAAAAGGCGGTGGCCTGCGGCGGCAAACTGTTGCAGGAAAAATTCCCCATCGCCAACGGCTTCGCGGCCTTTGTCGAAGACAGCGAGGGCAACCGCATCGGCCTGCATTCGCAGCGGTGA
- the leuD gene encoding 3-isopropylmalate dehydratase small subunit, whose product MKAFTKLTAIVAPLDRANVDTDAIIPKQFLKSIKRSGFGPNAFDEWRYLDHGEPGMDNSKRPLNPDFSLNLPRYRGAQILLTRKNFGCGSSREHAPWALDDYGFRAVIAPSFADIFFNNCYKNGLLPIVLDEEIVERLFQEVEANEGYALAVDLERQTVTTPSGESFAFDITEHRKHCLLNGLDEIGLTLQHAGEIEEFEAKRRQSQPWLFHG is encoded by the coding sequence GTGAAAGCATTTACCAAACTGACCGCCATCGTCGCCCCGCTCGACCGCGCCAATGTCGATACCGACGCGATTATCCCCAAACAGTTTCTCAAATCCATCAAACGCTCCGGCTTCGGGCCGAACGCTTTTGACGAATGGCGTTACCTCGACCACGGCGAGCCGGGCATGGACAACAGCAAACGCCCGCTCAACCCCGATTTTTCCCTGAACCTGCCGCGCTATCGCGGCGCGCAAATCCTGCTCACGCGCAAGAATTTCGGCTGCGGCTCTTCGCGCGAACACGCGCCGTGGGCTTTGGACGACTACGGCTTCCGCGCGGTGATTGCGCCCAGCTTCGCCGATATTTTCTTCAACAACTGCTACAAAAACGGCCTGCTGCCGATTGTGCTGGACGAAGAAATTGTAGAGCGGCTGTTTCAGGAAGTAGAGGCCAATGAAGGCTACGCGCTTGCAGTCGATTTGGAACGCCAGACCGTTACCACGCCCTCGGGCGAGTCTTTCGCCTTCGACATTACCGAACACCGCAAACACTGCCTGCTCAACGGCTTGGACGAAATCGGCCTGACCTTGCAGCACGCTGGCGAAATCGAAGAATTTGAAGCCAAACGCCGCCAAAGCCAGCCGTGGCTGTTTCACGGGTAG
- a CDS encoding bestrophin family ion channel, producing the protein MIFRRPQNLPAAQPPAMIIRPVHRISILYILQGSFFNRLWKPLLLLFLFSTVVSYYQSHLLKYQIPLNASVFTLLGIALAIFHGFCNTAAYDRFWEGRKQWGRLLQQSRSFTRIIGSLPIPESDRRDMLQLEIAFAHLLRRQLRHEPYRDDILRTAPEQWRDTLLAARYPVLAACRILGAYNARLLREGHTDSIQWQTVEHSLNELTEVHTACERLNNTPHPLRLLCPHAPHHLRLLLHAPLRTGQHHRLGNPLHDHLRRLHLHVPERNRRRNQRPLRQKRKRPRPHRHVPPAGKPNLRRRRPHLATRYRKPQPGQTHRAINNGHGNRKICKEAV; encoded by the coding sequence ATGATTTTCAGACGGCCTCAAAATCTGCCCGCCGCCCAACCGCCCGCCATGATCATCCGCCCCGTCCACCGCATCAGCATCCTCTACATCCTGCAAGGCTCGTTTTTCAACCGCCTGTGGAAACCACTGCTGCTGCTCTTTCTCTTCTCCACCGTCGTCTCCTACTACCAAAGCCACCTGCTCAAATACCAAATCCCCCTCAACGCCTCCGTCTTCACCCTGCTGGGCATCGCCCTGGCCATCTTCCACGGCTTCTGCAACACCGCCGCCTACGACCGCTTCTGGGAAGGCCGCAAACAATGGGGGCGGCTCTTGCAGCAAAGCCGCAGCTTCACCCGCATCATCGGCAGTCTGCCCATCCCCGAGTCCGACCGCCGCGACATGCTGCAACTGGAAATCGCCTTCGCCCACCTCCTGCGCCGCCAGCTTCGCCACGAACCCTACCGCGACGACATCCTGCGCACCGCCCCCGAACAATGGCGCGACACCCTGCTCGCCGCCCGCTACCCCGTGCTTGCCGCCTGCCGCATCCTCGGCGCATACAACGCCCGCCTGCTGCGCGAAGGACACACCGACAGCATCCAGTGGCAAACCGTCGAACACAGCCTGAACGAACTCACCGAAGTGCACACCGCCTGCGAACGCCTCAACAACACCCCCCATCCCCTTCGCCTACTTTGTCCTCATGCACCGCACCATCTACGGCTACTGCTTCATGCTCCCCTTCGGACTGGTCAACACCATCGGCTGGGTAACCCCCTTCATGACCACCTTCGTCGGCTACACCTTCATGTGCCTGAACGAAATCGTCGACGAAATCAGCGACCCCTTCGGCAAAAACGAAAACGACCTCGCCCTCACCGCCATGTGCCGCCTGCTGGAAAACCAAATCTGCGACGCCGGCGGCCTCACCTTGCCACCCGATACAGAAAACCCCAGCCCGGCCAAACACATCGTGCAATAAACAACGGACACGGAAACCGCAAAATATGCAAAGAGGCCGTCTGA
- the ilvE gene encoding branched-chain-amino-acid transaminase has protein sequence MSRPVPAVFGSVFHAQMPVTAYKNQAWQPVEWQPSQTLALPPGAHALHYGSECFEGLKAFRQAGGKTVLFRPEANIARMRQSAQILRLPQPDAAIFRDMLLQLVRRAADEIPDAPAALYLRPTLIGTDPVIGKAGAPSDTALLYILASPVGDYFKAGSPVKILVETEHIRCAPHMGRVKCGGNYASAMPWVLKAKAEHGANQVLFCPNGDVQETGASNFILIKDNELITKPLTDEFLHGITRDSVLTVARDAGYTISERNFTVAELQEAVENGAEAILTGTAAVISPVTSFVIGGREIPVQNTERGYALRKALTDIQYGHSEDKHGWLVEVC, from the coding sequence ATGAGCAGACCCGTCCCCGCCGTATTCGGCAGCGTTTTCCACGCCCAAATGCCCGTTACCGCCTACAAAAACCAAGCCTGGCAGCCCGTAGAATGGCAGCCCTCGCAAACCCTCGCCCTGCCGCCGGGCGCACACGCCCTGCACTACGGCAGCGAATGCTTCGAAGGGCTCAAAGCCTTCCGCCAGGCAGGCGGCAAAACCGTGCTGTTCCGCCCCGAAGCCAACATCGCCCGCATGCGCCAAAGCGCGCAAATCCTGCGCCTGCCCCAGCCCGATGCCGCCATCTTCCGCGACATGCTGCTGCAACTGGTGCGCCGCGCCGCCGACGAAATCCCCGACGCGCCCGCCGCCCTCTACCTGCGCCCCACCCTCATCGGCACCGACCCCGTCATCGGCAAAGCCGGCGCGCCCTCCGATACCGCCCTGCTCTACATCCTCGCCTCACCCGTGGGCGACTACTTCAAAGCCGGCTCGCCCGTCAAAATCCTCGTCGAAACCGAACACATCCGCTGCGCCCCGCACATGGGCCGCGTCAAATGCGGCGGCAACTACGCCTCGGCCATGCCCTGGGTGCTCAAAGCCAAAGCCGAACACGGCGCAAACCAAGTGCTGTTCTGCCCCAATGGCGACGTGCAGGAAACCGGCGCGTCCAACTTCATCCTGATTAAAGACAACGAATTAATCACCAAACCGCTCACCGACGAATTCCTGCACGGCATCACCCGCGACTCCGTGCTCACCGTCGCCCGCGACGCCGGCTACACCATATCCGAGCGCAACTTCACCGTCGCCGAATTGCAGGAGGCAGTCGAAAACGGCGCGGAAGCCATCCTCACCGGCACCGCCGCCGTCATCTCCCCCGTAACCTCCTTCGTCATCGGCGGCCGCGAAATCCCCGTACAGAACACCGAACGCGGCTACGCCCTGCGCAAAGCACTCACCGACATCCAATACGGCCATTCCGAAGACAAACACGGCTGGCTGGTCGAAGTCTGCTGA
- a CDS encoding LapA family protein: MKAVSLIFKVLILLVFLVLAVINTQTVAFNYLPGQGVEWPLIVVLFGAFFTGSLFGLFALFGRLLRLRSENSRLRAEVKKAARLNNTDIAAPAAAAMPAPAAPAPAKQD; the protein is encoded by the coding sequence ATGAAAGCCGTCTCGCTGATTTTCAAAGTTTTGATTCTGTTGGTTTTCCTTGTTCTCGCCGTGATTAACACCCAAACCGTCGCCTTCAACTACCTGCCCGGGCAGGGCGTGGAGTGGCCGCTGATTGTGGTGCTGTTCGGCGCGTTCTTCACCGGCTCGCTGTTCGGCCTGTTTGCCCTGTTCGGCCGCCTGCTGCGCCTGCGTTCGGAAAACAGCCGCCTGCGCGCCGAAGTGAAAAAAGCCGCCCGCCTCAACAATACCGACATTGCCGCACCGGCCGCCGCCGCCATGCCCGCGCCCGCCGCGCCCGCGCCCGCCAAGCAGGACTGA
- the lapB gene encoding lipopolysaccharide assembly protein LapB yields the protein MENDIPVWWPLLALTPFICFALGWFAARVDMKTVLKQAKILPAAFYCALEALVDRNSGKAARELAEAADTQPQSYELNLTLAKLYRSRGENDKAARLLQKLADSPDTVGGRKEAVLFELGLTYQSAGLVDRAEQIFLSLENGNTAKGARERLLNIYQQDRDWEKAVAAAQALSHDEQTYRFETAQFYCEMAQAALFKSDYAAARERVASALDANGKCSRASIILGDIEQKEGNYAAAIEAYTAVEKQNYAYLGMAGEKLYDAYDAQNRAAEGLDVLIGYMKTFPQLDLLDVVYEKSLLLYGEQKAGETVAELVRAKPDLNGVYRLLGVQISGLSPMLKADADMARAVIGRQLQKSRVYRCRNCHFKSQAFFWHCPACNKWETFTPNRIEV from the coding sequence ATGGAAAACGACATCCCCGTCTGGTGGCCGCTGCTCGCCCTGACCCCCTTCATCTGCTTCGCCCTGGGCTGGTTTGCCGCGCGGGTGGACATGAAAACTGTGCTCAAACAGGCCAAAATCCTGCCCGCCGCCTTCTATTGTGCCCTCGAAGCACTGGTGGACAGAAACAGCGGCAAGGCGGCGCGGGAGCTGGCCGAAGCGGCCGACACCCAGCCGCAGTCTTACGAATTGAACCTCACGCTGGCCAAACTCTACCGCTCGCGCGGCGAAAACGACAAAGCCGCCCGCCTGTTGCAGAAACTGGCCGACTCGCCCGACACCGTGGGCGGCAGGAAAGAAGCCGTGCTTTTCGAGCTGGGGCTGACCTACCAAAGCGCGGGGCTGGTGGATCGGGCGGAGCAAATCTTCCTCTCCCTCGAAAACGGCAACACGGCCAAAGGCGCGCGCGAGCGGCTGCTCAACATCTACCAGCAGGATCGGGACTGGGAAAAAGCCGTTGCCGCCGCGCAGGCGTTAAGCCACGACGAACAGACCTACCGTTTTGAAACCGCCCAGTTTTACTGCGAAATGGCGCAGGCAGCCCTGTTCAAATCCGACTACGCCGCCGCCCGCGAGCGCGTTGCCTCCGCCCTCGACGCCAACGGCAAATGCAGCCGCGCCAGCATCATCCTCGGCGACATCGAACAAAAAGAAGGCAACTACGCCGCTGCCATCGAAGCCTACACCGCCGTCGAAAAACAAAACTACGCCTATCTGGGCATGGCCGGCGAAAAGCTCTACGACGCCTACGACGCGCAAAACCGCGCCGCCGAAGGGCTGGACGTGCTTATCGGCTACATGAAAACCTTTCCCCAGCTCGACCTGCTCGATGTCGTCTACGAAAAATCCCTGCTGCTCTACGGCGAACAGAAAGCCGGCGAAACCGTCGCCGAACTCGTCCGCGCCAAGCCCGACCTCAACGGCGTGTACCGCCTGCTCGGCGTGCAGATCAGCGGCCTGAGCCCCATGCTCAAAGCCGACGCCGACATGGCGCGCGCCGTTATCGGCCGCCAGTTGCAGAAAAGCCGCGTCTACCGCTGCCGCAACTGCCATTTCAAATCGCAGGCATTTTTCTGGCACTGCCCCGCCTGCAACAAATGGGAAACCTTTACCCCCAACCGCATCGAAGTGTGA
- a CDS encoding SgcJ/EcaC family oxidoreductase — MTRTAAALALLLAAAPVCAEPAPDTASPPATAAQTAPSDAETLHQELRALRDTMQAALNRRDLDTLLDNLTDDVVFTTMNGDRVQGKEAVRAYYGKMLGGSGAVVKSIDVHFEADALSHLYGDTAVSFGHSRDRYELAGGEVWEVSPQWSATLVRQDGRWRIAQFHYSVNMLDNPVLAAQRKLLLGGGAATALAALALGFALGRRGRRKTV; from the coding sequence ATGACCCGCACCGCCGCCGCCCTCGCCCTGCTCCTCGCCGCCGCGCCCGTCTGCGCCGAACCCGCGCCCGACACCGCCTCGCCGCCTGCCACCGCCGCCCAAACTGCGCCCTCCGATGCCGAAACCCTGCATCAGGAACTGCGCGCCCTGCGCGACACCATGCAGGCCGCCCTCAACCGACGCGACCTCGACACCCTGCTCGACAACTTAACCGACGACGTCGTGTTCACCACCATGAACGGCGACCGCGTGCAGGGCAAAGAAGCCGTGCGCGCCTACTACGGAAAAATGCTCGGCGGCAGTGGCGCAGTGGTCAAAAGCATCGACGTGCACTTTGAAGCCGACGCGCTCTCGCACCTCTACGGCGACACCGCCGTCTCCTTCGGCCACAGCCGCGACCGCTACGAACTCGCCGGCGGCGAAGTGTGGGAAGTGTCGCCGCAGTGGAGCGCGACCCTCGTGCGGCAGGACGGCCGCTGGCGCATCGCCCAGTTCCACTATTCGGTCAACATGCTCGACAACCCCGTGCTCGCCGCCCAACGCAAACTGCTGCTCGGCGGCGGTGCGGCAACCGCCCTCGCCGCCCTCGCGCTGGGCTTCGCCCTCGGCCGGCGCGGGCGCAGAAAGACCGTCTGA
- the pyrF gene encoding orotidine-5'-phosphate decarboxylase: MNPLIADTEYPAARRTPVIVALDFADEKSMLEFVRRLSPDLCRLKIGKELFTATGRSLAEKLIHQGFELFLDLKYHDIPNTVAQACKAAAEMGVWMVDMHASGGRRMMEAAAEAVANYQNKPLLIGVTVLTSMTQQDLAETGVSAPVEEQVLRLAKLAQSSGLDGVVCSALEAAPLRSELGQDFVLVTPGIRLDTAANNDDQRRIMTPADALSAGSTYLVMGRPVTQAADPVAVLREVSETAYRAAEAV, from the coding sequence GTGAACCCCCTGATCGCCGACACCGAATACCCCGCCGCCCGCCGAACACCCGTCATCGTCGCGCTGGATTTTGCCGACGAAAAAAGCATGCTCGAATTTGTGCGCCGCCTCTCGCCCGACCTGTGCCGCCTCAAAATCGGCAAAGAGCTGTTTACCGCTACCGGCCGCAGTCTGGCCGAAAAACTGATTCATCAGGGCTTTGAGCTGTTTCTCGATTTGAAATACCACGACATTCCCAACACCGTCGCCCAAGCCTGCAAGGCCGCCGCCGAAATGGGTGTGTGGATGGTGGATATGCACGCCTCGGGCGGCCGCCGCATGATGGAAGCCGCCGCCGAAGCCGTCGCCAATTATCAAAACAAACCGCTCTTGATCGGCGTAACCGTGCTCACCAGCATGACGCAGCAAGACTTGGCCGAAACAGGCGTATCCGCTCCGGTTGAAGAACAGGTGTTGCGTCTGGCCAAACTCGCGCAAAGCTCGGGCTTGGACGGCGTGGTCTGCTCCGCGCTCGAAGCCGCGCCGCTGCGCAGTGAATTGGGGCAGGATTTTGTGCTGGTAACGCCCGGCATCCGCCTCGACACCGCCGCGAACAATGACGACCAACGCCGCATCATGACCCCAGCCGACGCGCTCTCCGCAGGTTCGACCTACCTCGTGATGGGGCGGCCCGTAACGCAGGCTGCCGACCCCGTGGCCGTGTTGCGCGAAGTCAGCGAAACCGCGTATCGGGCGGCGGAGGCCGTCTGA
- the rfaE1 gene encoding D-glycero-beta-D-manno-heptose-7-phosphate kinase — translation MTFYSETLKPRLQQARVLVAGDVMLDRYWFGDVARISPEAPVPVAKIDRTEHRAGGAANVARNITALGGRAALVSVAGDDEAGDTLQKLMENCGVETLFSHDKTIATTVKTRVVARNQQLIRLDFEDAPTHEILDSVKQQFRAKLADCDVVILSDYGKGGLTHVSSFIEWARQAGKPVLIDPKGGDYAKYAGATLLTPNRSELREVTGNWQNEADLAGKAQALRRSLGLQALLLTRSEEGMTLYRDGEPHHQPTRAREVFDVSGAGDTVIAALGLGLAAGLDLPEAMRLANAAAGVVVGKVGTAVCTFDELAQSL, via the coding sequence ATGACCTTTTACAGCGAAACCCTCAAACCCCGCCTGCAACAGGCGCGCGTGCTGGTGGCCGGCGACGTGATGCTCGACCGCTACTGGTTCGGCGACGTGGCGCGCATCTCGCCCGAAGCCCCCGTGCCTGTTGCCAAAATCGACCGCACCGAACACCGCGCCGGCGGCGCGGCCAACGTCGCCCGCAACATCACCGCCCTGGGCGGCCGCGCCGCGCTGGTGTCCGTGGCCGGCGACGACGAAGCGGGCGACACCCTGCAAAAACTGATGGAAAACTGCGGCGTAGAAACCCTGTTTTCCCACGACAAAACCATCGCCACCACCGTCAAAACCCGCGTCGTCGCCCGCAACCAGCAGCTCATCCGCCTCGACTTTGAAGACGCCCCCACCCACGAAATCCTCGACAGCGTCAAACAGCAGTTCCGCGCCAAACTGGCCGACTGCGACGTCGTCATCCTCTCCGACTACGGCAAAGGCGGCCTCACCCACGTCTCCTCCTTCATCGAATGGGCGCGGCAGGCCGGCAAACCCGTCCTCATCGACCCAAAAGGCGGCGACTACGCCAAATACGCCGGTGCCACCCTGCTCACTCCCAACCGCTCCGAGCTGCGCGAAGTAACCGGAAACTGGCAGAACGAAGCCGACCTGGCCGGAAAAGCCCAAGCCCTGCGCCGCAGCCTCGGCTTGCAGGCACTTTTGCTCACCCGCAGCGAAGAGGGCATGACCCTCTACCGCGACGGCGAACCGCACCACCAGCCCACGCGCGCGCGCGAAGTGTTCGACGTGTCCGGCGCGGGCGACACCGTCATCGCCGCCCTCGGCCTCGGCCTCGCCGCCGGCCTCGACCTGCCCGAAGCCATGCGCCTGGCCAACGCCGCCGCCGGCGTGGTGGTGGGCAAAGTCGGCACCGCCGTCTGCACGTTTGACGAACTGGCACAATCATTGTAA
- the hemC gene encoding hydroxymethylbilane synthase, producing the protein MNAPDKLTIASRQSALAMWQAEHIKARLHALYPACDIRILGLTTRGDQILDRTLSKIGGKGLFIKELEQALHDGRADLAVHSIKDVPMELPEGFLLAAIGERASPFDAFVSNRHNTLAALPAGAVVGTSSLRREAQIRARHPHLTVKPLRGNVQTRLAKLDNGEYDAIILAAAGLQRLGLNGRIREILSPDECLPAAGQGALGIEIAEHRSDLLPLLAPLNHAETAACVTAERTLAQALGGSCQIPLAAYCTSDEGLLTLRGLVGHPDGSVLIEAAAQAPAAYARTLGRAVAKRLADQDAEALIDAVLAGQNTAPHG; encoded by the coding sequence GTGAACGCACCCGACAAACTCACCATCGCCAGCCGCCAAAGCGCGCTCGCCATGTGGCAGGCCGAACACATCAAAGCCCGCCTGCACGCCCTCTACCCCGCCTGCGACATCCGCATCCTCGGCCTCACCACGCGCGGCGACCAAATCCTCGACCGCACCCTCTCCAAAATCGGCGGCAAAGGACTGTTTATCAAAGAACTCGAACAAGCCCTGCACGACGGCCGCGCCGATCTGGCCGTCCACTCCATCAAAGACGTGCCCATGGAGCTGCCCGAAGGCTTCCTCCTTGCCGCCATCGGCGAACGCGCCAGCCCCTTCGACGCCTTCGTTTCCAACCGCCACAACACCCTCGCCGCCCTGCCCGCAGGCGCGGTGGTCGGCACATCCAGCCTGCGCCGCGAAGCCCAAATCCGCGCCAGACACCCCCATCTCACCGTCAAACCCCTGCGCGGCAACGTGCAAACCCGCCTCGCCAAACTCGACAACGGCGAATACGACGCCATCATCCTCGCCGCCGCCGGCCTGCAACGCCTCGGCCTTAACGGCCGCATCCGCGAAATCCTCTCCCCCGACGAATGCCTGCCCGCCGCCGGACAAGGCGCGCTCGGCATCGAAATCGCCGAACACCGCAGCGACCTGCTGCCCCTGCTCGCCCCGCTCAACCACGCCGAAACCGCCGCCTGCGTTACCGCCGAACGCACCCTCGCCCAAGCACTCGGCGGCAGCTGCCAAATCCCCCTCGCCGCCTACTGCACCAGCGACGAAGGACTGCTCACCCTGCGCGGCCTCGTCGGCCACCCCGACGGCTCCGTCCTCATCGAAGCCGCCGCCCAAGCCCCCGCCGCCTACGCCCGCACCCTCGGCCGCGCCGTCGCCAAACGCCTCGCCGACCAAGACGCCGAAGCCCTGATCGACGCCGTACTCGCCGGACAAAACACCGCGCCGCACGGATAA
- a CDS encoding RrF2 family transcriptional regulator has protein sequence MYLTQQTDYALRVLAYAAVNSEELVNIATIAEVYGISKSHLMKVVTALVKGGFLDSVRGKGGGLRLRRQAELIRLGDVVRHMEPMKLVECMGAGNQCLLTSCCLLASVLNDAGKAFLEHLDKFTLADLINKPTFDMLYSPKISLAARPIRPQA, from the coding sequence ATGTACCTCACCCAACAAACCGACTACGCCCTGCGCGTTTTGGCCTACGCCGCCGTCAACAGCGAAGAGTTGGTCAACATCGCCACCATCGCCGAAGTGTACGGCATCTCCAAAAGCCACCTGATGAAAGTGGTAACCGCGCTGGTGAAAGGCGGCTTTCTCGACAGCGTGCGCGGCAAAGGCGGCGGCCTGCGCCTGCGGCGGCAGGCGGAACTCATCCGCTTGGGCGACGTGGTGCGCCACATGGAGCCGATGAAGCTGGTCGAATGCATGGGCGCGGGCAACCAGTGCCTGCTCACCTCCTGCTGCCTGCTCGCCTCCGTGCTCAACGACGCGGGCAAAGCCTTCCTCGAACACCTCGACAAATTCACCCTCGCCGACCTCATCAACAAGCCCACCTTCGACATGCTCTACTCGCCGAAAATCTCCCTCGCCGCCCGCCCCATAAGGCCGCAGGCTTAG
- a CDS encoding hemerythrin domain-containing protein: MKRHPLLVPLSHEHHHTLALCTRILRSPEADHRADITEHYIDLEKHFVCEETMFAPLWDALCRDDLRARFEAEHAQLRAMHLAPDYTNPEWNVQFATLLRDHARFEERELFPAVEALLPPAE; the protein is encoded by the coding sequence ATGAAACGCCACCCGCTGCTCGTGCCGCTCTCGCACGAGCACCACCACACACTCGCCCTGTGCACGCGCATTTTGCGCAGTCCCGAAGCCGACCACCGCGCCGACATCACCGAGCACTACATCGATCTGGAAAAACACTTCGTCTGCGAAGAAACCATGTTCGCCCCGCTGTGGGACGCCCTGTGCCGCGACGATCTGCGCGCGCGCTTTGAGGCCGAACACGCCCAACTGCGCGCCATGCACCTCGCGCCCGACTACACCAATCCCGAATGGAACGTACAATTCGCCACCCTGCTGCGCGACCACGCCCGTTTTGAAGAACGCGAGCTGTTCCCCGCCGTCGAAGCCCTGCTGCCGCCGGCGGAATAA